One region of Myxosarcina sp. GI1 genomic DNA includes:
- a CDS encoding amidase family protein, producing the protein MSIKVSPFSEPTIFNLVEATVNDIDRAFEYGALTSKELVQLYLNRIEAYDDSDPAINSIINLNPNALDIANKSDKERFSGKDLGTLAGIPIILKDNYDTFDVPTTAGAIALEDFIPEDDAFQVEKLRDEGAVILAKANLSEFAFSYESTSSLGGTVLNPYDPERNAGGSSGGTGAAIAANFGTIGTGTDTGGSIRIPSTFNSLVGIRPTIGLTSRSGIIPLALTQDVGGPITRTVTDAAITLDALAGFDPEDPVTESSVGKIPESYTDFLDPKALKGARIGVVRELFGSNDDPRMAATNAVVNKAIAEMEALGATTINVEIPNLDEILEFPSLSTLEFKRDLNNYLAERDAPIDNLGDLIASGEYLEDNEESYIERNQVDLSDPETAAEYQEIITERPALTQSSLLKVLDGKNLDALIYPTSQSPPNLFDEDTGTGSANRLSPFSGFPAISVPAGFTEDGLPVGIEFLGRAFSEPTLIGLTYSFEQGTKFRMPPETTPPLEGESFEYFTQVAVYGDGKDNEIAPELLDDFDGNGDLILAGAGDDLVDTSQAFSGGNRIYAGAGDDEVIVGIEDRAFGAKGDDLLDASVGRGKNRLYGGAGKDEFFLGSKDSAFGGKGSDSLFVVAGGDNLLTGGTGVDKFWIANAQLPDTANTITDFEIGKDVIGIGGVDLSFSDLSLTQKKSNTLIATETQDLAVLQGIDAETISESDFVFA; encoded by the coding sequence GTGTCTATTAAAGTTTCTCCTTTTTCGGAACCGACTATCTTTAATTTGGTCGAAGCAACTGTCAATGATATCGATCGCGCTTTTGAATATGGCGCATTGACCTCAAAAGAATTAGTCCAACTCTACCTCAACCGCATAGAGGCTTATGACGATTCCGACCCCGCAATTAATTCGATTATCAATCTCAATCCCAACGCTTTAGATATCGCGAATAAAAGCGACAAAGAGCGTTTTTCAGGCAAAGATCTGGGAACTCTGGCAGGAATACCTATTATTCTCAAAGATAACTACGATACCTTTGATGTTCCTACCACCGCAGGCGCGATCGCTTTAGAAGATTTTATTCCTGAAGACGATGCCTTTCAGGTAGAGAAATTGCGCGATGAAGGAGCCGTAATTCTGGCAAAAGCCAACCTGTCTGAATTTGCTTTTTCCTACGAGTCTACTAGCTCTCTAGGAGGAACTGTCCTCAACCCATACGACCCAGAACGTAATGCGGGCGGTTCCAGTGGCGGTACTGGAGCGGCGATCGCTGCCAACTTTGGTACGATTGGTACGGGAACCGATACGGGTGGTTCGATTCGTATTCCTTCAACTTTCAATAGTTTGGTAGGAATCAGACCGACTATCGGTCTTACCAGTCGTTCGGGGATTATTCCTTTGGCTCTAACCCAAGACGTTGGAGGACCGATAACTCGCACCGTAACTGATGCGGCGATAACCCTAGACGCTCTGGCAGGATTCGACCCAGAAGATCCCGTAACCGAATCTAGTGTTGGTAAAATTCCCGAAAGCTATACTGACTTTCTCGATCCTAAAGCACTTAAGGGTGCGAGAATTGGCGTAGTGAGAGAGTTATTTGGCTCCAATGACGATCCTAGAATGGCTGCGACTAATGCCGTAGTTAATAAAGCGATCGCCGAGATGGAAGCCTTGGGAGCGACAACAATTAATGTCGAGATTCCCAACCTCGATGAAATTTTAGAATTTCCTAGTCTTAGCACCTTAGAGTTCAAACGAGATCTCAATAACTATTTAGCAGAAAGAGATGCACCAATCGATAATCTGGGAGACTTAATCGCCAGCGGCGAATATTTAGAAGACAATGAAGAATCTTATATTGAAAGAAATCAGGTCGATCTAAGCGATCCAGAAACTGCTGCCGAATATCAAGAAATTATCACCGAACGACCAGCTTTAACCCAGAGTTCTCTATTAAAAGTGTTAGATGGCAAAAACCTCGATGCTTTAATCTATCCTACTTCTCAAAGTCCACCAAACTTATTTGATGAAGATACGGGTACGGGTTCGGCAAATCGTTTGAGTCCTTTTTCGGGTTTTCCCGCTATTAGCGTTCCAGCAGGATTTACCGAGGATGGTCTTCCCGTAGGAATTGAGTTTCTCGGTCGAGCTTTTAGCGAACCGACTTTGATTGGTTTGACCTATTCCTTCGAGCAGGGTACCAAGTTTCGGATGCCGCCTGAAACTACACCGCCTTTGGAGGGAGAATCATTTGAGTATTTTACTCAGGTAGCCGTTTACGGAGATGGCAAAGATAATGAGATTGCTCCAGAATTACTAGATGACTTCGACGGCAATGGAGATTTAATCTTGGCAGGAGCGGGAGACGATCTCGTCGATACTTCCCAGGCTTTTAGTGGCGGAAACCGTATTTATGCTGGTGCTGGCGATGATGAGGTAATTGTCGGTATCGAAGATCGGGCTTTTGGTGCTAAAGGTGACGATCTATTGGACGCTTCAGTTGGTAGAGGAAAAAATCGTCTTTATGGTGGTGCTGGTAAAGATGAATTTTTTCTCGGCAGCAAGGATAGTGCTTTTGGCGGCAAGGGGTCTGACAGCTTGTTTGTAGTTGCTGGAGGAGACAATTTGCTTACTGGTGGTACTGGTGTCGATAAATTTTGGATTGCCAACGCTCAATTACCCGATACAGCTAATACCATTACCGATTTTGAAATTGGTAAAGATGTTATTGGCATTGGTGGAGTAGATCTGAGTTTTAGCGATCTCAGTCTGACTCAAAAGAAAAGTAATACTCTAATTGCTACCGAAACTCAAGACTTAGCAGTTTTGCAGGGAATTGATGCGGAAACTATAAGCGAGAGCGATTTTGTTTTTGCTTGA
- a CDS encoding NAD(P)/FAD-dependent oxidoreductase, producing the protein MSINARNIAIIGAGLGGLACAIALRKQGIEATVYEQATDFRPVGGGLALFPNGLNFLELIKPDIVADIKNSGCCIQKTVKKNIAGETISSNPTTKLQEKYGQPIVTIWWWHLQQILASKLPANTIHLDRRCIDLEQSEREIIIYFEGGKTARADLLIGADGIHSTVRKTLIRKTLIGEEQLRYLNSMSWRATIKCQQDLLAPNEVVRIVSDKQFLFLINVGDGYLNWTTRKFAPEYHLSTNSEAMKERILQDLSNWAKPIRNIIEITPAAEIFESLICDRLPIDNWSKGRVVLLGDAAHPMSPSMGQGANSAFEDAWVLAQCLTKFSAIEEAFDEYERERKERTKIMQTKSAEGEKNQWQTNDKTPSRSQQRRDLGGDFTDWLYEYKPFSS; encoded by the coding sequence ATGAGTATTAATGCCCGAAATATTGCCATTATCGGTGCTGGACTTGGAGGATTGGCTTGTGCGATCGCTCTGCGGAAACAAGGTATTGAGGCTACAGTTTACGAGCAAGCCACAGATTTTCGTCCTGTTGGCGGAGGCTTGGCTTTATTTCCCAATGGATTGAATTTTTTAGAACTTATCAAACCTGACATAGTTGCAGATATTAAAAATTCTGGCTGCTGCATTCAAAAAACAGTAAAAAAGAATATTGCTGGAGAAACAATTAGTTCTAATCCAACTACCAAATTACAAGAAAAATACGGTCAACCTATAGTTACTATTTGGTGGTGGCATTTACAACAAATCCTCGCCTCAAAACTACCTGCAAATACTATTCACCTCGATCGCCGATGTATCGATCTCGAACAAAGCGAGCGAGAAATCATAATTTATTTTGAGGGAGGCAAAACAGCACGGGCAGACTTATTAATTGGTGCGGATGGTATCCACTCCACAGTTAGAAAAACTCTCATTAGAAAAACTCTCATAGGAGAAGAACAACTTCGTTATCTTAATAGTATGTCTTGGCGAGCTACTATTAAATGCCAGCAAGATCTGCTCGCTCCCAATGAAGTAGTTCGTATTGTCAGTGACAAACAATTTCTATTTCTGATAAATGTTGGCGATGGATATCTTAATTGGACTACTCGAAAATTTGCTCCAGAATATCATCTTTCAACTAATAGTGAGGCAATGAAAGAGCGTATTCTTCAAGATTTAAGTAATTGGGCAAAGCCGATACGCAATATAATCGAAATTACTCCAGCAGCAGAAATTTTTGAATCTTTAATTTGCGATCGCCTGCCTATAGACAACTGGAGTAAAGGTAGAGTTGTTCTTTTGGGCGATGCAGCCCATCCGATGAGTCCTTCAATGGGACAGGGTGCTAATAGTGCTTTTGAAGATGCTTGGGTACTAGCACAATGTCTGACAAAATTTTCCGCTATTGAAGAAGCTTTTGACGAATACGAACGAGAAAGAAAAGAGCGCACTAAAATTATGCAAACTAAAAGCGCGGAAGGCGAAAAAAATCAGTGGCAAACTAATGACAAAACACCGTCGCGATCGCAACAACGCAGAGATTTAGGTGGTGACTTTACCGATTGGCTGTACGAATACAAACCCTTTTCCAGCTAA
- a CDS encoding lysylphosphatidylglycerol synthase transmembrane domain-containing protein, translated as MLSRKNVVFSILSLGLGIFLIWLILRFTNVELAEVIAKLYDLNPWYTALAILTLLIHTWFTAYKWNLVTHQVTPDREQPFRFYLFYTTLGSLTMQFMPQYIGMVAVQNLALRVHKVSSLSKGFLSVIYDQFFNFLIPFLLFPASILFVLGHISLGIAVFATSTIIIASHFIIKRWYRYLMGLLIKSYISFKNSRKKSQATHSNIAFKNSDILDRKFTLNQYWLSVIRYVFWLIRGVVIVYAGGLKIGLWAVVFTTPIVQLAMLVSFTPANLGLMELSWVGLLALFNVSNTDAVQFALLQRFLYVVATALALVGFLFVWTIERFFASKPVKDSQK; from the coding sequence ATGCTATCTAGAAAAAATGTAGTATTCAGCATTTTATCTTTAGGTTTGGGAATTTTCCTAATCTGGTTAATACTGCGCTTTACAAACGTTGAACTCGCAGAAGTTATTGCCAAACTCTACGATCTCAATCCCTGGTATACTGCCCTGGCAATTTTAACTTTATTAATTCACACCTGGTTTACTGCTTATAAGTGGAATTTAGTTACCCATCAAGTTACCCCCGATCGCGAACAACCGTTTCGTTTCTATCTGTTTTATACTACTCTGGGTTCTCTAACCATGCAGTTTATGCCGCAGTATATAGGCATGGTGGCGGTACAGAATTTAGCTTTGAGAGTACATAAAGTAAGCTCCCTGTCAAAAGGTTTTTTATCAGTTATTTACGATCAGTTTTTTAATTTTCTAATTCCCTTTTTACTATTTCCCGCTTCAATCTTATTCGTTCTCGGACATATTTCTCTAGGAATCGCAGTTTTTGCCACGTCAACAATTATAATTGCCTCTCATTTTATAATCAAAAGATGGTACAGATACTTGATGGGTCTTTTGATTAAATCCTATATTTCTTTTAAAAATTCAAGGAAAAAATCACAAGCGACTCATTCCAATATAGCTTTTAAAAACTCAGATATTTTAGACCGTAAGTTTACCTTAAATCAATATTGGCTTTCGGTAATTCGCTATGTTTTTTGGCTGATTAGAGGTGTAGTTATTGTTTATGCAGGAGGATTAAAAATAGGTTTGTGGGCGGTAGTTTTTACTACGCCAATCGTACAGCTAGCGATGTTAGTCAGTTTTACTCCTGCTAACTTGGGCTTGATGGAATTAAGCTGGGTGGGATTACTGGCACTGTTTAATGTTTCCAATACCGATGCAGTTCAATTTGCTCTCTTACAAAGGTTTCTTTATGTCGTGGCTACTGCTTTAGCATTAGTAGGATTTTTGTTTGTTTGGACTATCGAGCGTTTTTTCGCTTCAAAACCAGTAAAAGATAGCCAAAAATAG
- a CDS encoding sulfotransferase yields MKEPNFFIVGQPKSGTTALHQFLGQHPQIFMSGIKEPHFFCQDFHQESDRYYGKQRFFDFRTEAEYLQLFAKADTETIVGESSTNYLYSQVTAQNIYQFNPKAKILIVLREPAKYLYSLHSHYLKFTEENEADFERALALEPQRREGKFISPRVTSPCYLYYSDRVKYYEQIERYYDLFDRSQIKIVLFEDFKANNQEVYREILDFLGVDNSFVPEYEAININKEVRFQALNNLVNNPVLKNISKTLVSQEFNEFIRDKIVERFLWHQSPKEVMPDEIKYQLMERYRAEVVKVSKLIDTDLEARWGYKQLKSDRQAVC; encoded by the coding sequence ATGAAAGAACCTAATTTTTTTATTGTCGGACAACCAAAGTCAGGTACTACAGCACTGCATCAATTTTTAGGACAGCATCCGCAAATTTTTATGTCTGGTATTAAAGAGCCACATTTTTTTTGCCAGGATTTTCATCAAGAAAGCGATCGCTACTACGGCAAACAGCGTTTTTTTGATTTTAGAACGGAAGCTGAATATTTACAGCTTTTTGCTAAAGCCGATACGGAAACTATAGTAGGAGAATCTTCGACTAATTATTTATACTCTCAGGTAACGGCACAAAATATATATCAATTTAATCCTAAAGCTAAAATACTTATTGTATTACGAGAACCTGCCAAGTATCTCTATTCTTTGCATAGTCACTATCTTAAGTTTACTGAAGAAAACGAAGCAGATTTCGAGCGAGCTTTAGCTTTAGAACCGCAAAGACGTGAAGGCAAATTTATCAGTCCTAGAGTTACGAGTCCTTGTTATCTATATTATTCAGATCGCGTTAAATATTACGAACAGATCGAACGCTATTACGATTTGTTCGATCGCTCGCAAATAAAAATAGTGTTGTTTGAAGATTTCAAGGCTAATAATCAAGAAGTTTATCGAGAAATTTTAGATTTTTTGGGTGTAGATAATAGTTTTGTACCCGAATACGAAGCAATTAACATTAACAAAGAAGTTCGCTTCCAGGCATTAAACAATTTAGTTAATAATCCCGTACTGAAAAACATTTCCAAAACCTTAGTTTCTCAAGAATTTAACGAATTTATTCGCGATAAGATTGTAGAACGGTTTTTATGGCATCAAAGTCCTAAAGAAGTGATGCCAGACGAGATTAAATACCAGCTAATGGAACGATATCGCGCCGAAGTCGTCAAGGTATCAAAATTAATCGATACTGATTTAGAAGCCAGATGGGGTTACAAACAACTAAAAAGCGATCGCCAGGCTGTATGCTAG
- a CDS encoding bifunctional 2-polyprenyl-6-hydroxyphenol methylase/3-demethylubiquinol 3-O-methyltransferase UbiG produces the protein MKPKNGGEVSNTREQKYTNFLLEKQTVSWKSLVDVQAPYRWNLQRLKPGLTLDLGCGIGRNLINLKGKGVGIDHNLNSVRVARNLGFTAFTPEEFFNSTTKTSQKFDSLLLSHVAEHMKQNEAIELLEKYLTFLKPKGKLIVMTPQEAGYKSDPTHIEFMNFPKLRNIANQIGFKVFKEYSFPFPRVMGHCFIYNEFISVSYKA, from the coding sequence ATGAAACCCAAAAATGGTGGCGAGGTTTCCAATACGCGAGAGCAAAAATACACAAATTTCTTACTGGAGAAACAGACAGTTAGTTGGAAAAGTTTAGTAGATGTTCAAGCACCCTATCGTTGGAATCTGCAACGATTAAAACCAGGTTTAACTCTCGATCTTGGCTGTGGAATTGGCAGAAATTTAATCAACTTAAAAGGCAAAGGTGTAGGAATCGACCATAATTTAAATTCAGTACGAGTTGCGCGAAACTTGGGATTTACCGCTTTTACCCCCGAAGAGTTTTTTAATTCAACCACCAAAACATCTCAAAAATTTGACTCTTTGCTCTTGTCACATGTAGCCGAGCATATGAAACAAAACGAAGCGATCGAACTATTGGAAAAGTATCTAACCTTTTTAAAGCCTAAAGGTAAACTCATTGTTATGACTCCTCAAGAGGCAGGATACAAAAGCGATCCCACTCACATTGAATTTATGAACTTCCCCAAGCTACGTAATATTGCCAACCAAATTGGATTTAAAGTATTTAAGGAATATTCATTTCCCTTTCCGAGAGTTATGGGTCATTGTTTTATTTACAATGAATTTATTTCAGTGAGCTACAAAGCTTAA
- a CDS encoding glycosyltransferase, protein MNKPWLSIIIPTYNGEKYLAAALDSVVAQQDSDIECVIVDDGSTDSSFSIVETYRDKLNLELVKRSRVGNWVANTNYGLSVASGEYACFLHQDDIWLPNRLKTMQRAIALYPQANFYLHSALFIDESGDRLGIWQCPLPALQLIEPNKMVAKLLVQNFIAIPAPIFKRQLALDLGSMDEQLWYTADWDFWLKLASVSQSVYAAEPLAAFRVHADSQTIRRSSSIEDFRQQMRLVVSKYLSSTEDNRAAVEKVAWFSTEVNTTLAAMVHGKSANLWGLLSNFATLGPLGWHRYWQDSRIQERVAARLKAKLQTSN, encoded by the coding sequence ATGAATAAACCTTGGCTATCAATTATTATTCCTACTTATAATGGCGAAAAGTATTTAGCAGCAGCTTTAGATTCTGTAGTCGCTCAACAAGACAGTGACATAGAATGTGTAATTGTTGATGACGGTTCTACAGATAGTAGTTTCTCCATTGTCGAAACTTATCGAGATAAACTAAATCTGGAATTAGTTAAAAGATCGCGGGTGGGTAACTGGGTAGCTAATACCAATTACGGTCTGTCTGTGGCTAGTGGTGAATATGCTTGTTTTTTACATCAAGATGATATTTGGCTGCCCAATCGCTTGAAAACTATGCAAAGAGCGATCGCACTATATCCTCAAGCTAATTTCTACTTACATTCGGCTCTGTTTATCGACGAGAGTGGCGATCGCCTGGGAATTTGGCAATGTCCTTTACCTGCATTACAGTTAATCGAGCCAAACAAAATGGTAGCCAAGCTATTAGTACAAAATTTTATTGCCATACCCGCTCCCATCTTTAAACGTCAACTGGCACTCGATCTAGGAAGTATGGATGAGCAGCTTTGGTACACTGCCGATTGGGATTTTTGGCTCAAGCTGGCATCAGTTAGTCAATCAGTCTATGCTGCCGAACCTCTAGCGGCGTTTCGCGTTCATGCCGACTCTCAAACTATTCGTCGCAGTTCCAGCATTGAAGATTTTCGCCAACAAATGCGACTGGTAGTCAGCAAATATCTTAGCTCTACTGAAGATAATCGGGCAGCAGTAGAAAAAGTAGCCTGGTTTTCTACCGAAGTAAATACTACCCTGGCAGCGATGGTTCACGGCAAATCGGCTAATTTATGGGGATTGTTATCTAATTTTGCCACTCTCGGACCTCTGGGATGGCACCGTTATTGGCAAGATTCTCGAATTCAAGAGCGGGTAGCGGCGCGGCTTAAGGCAAAGTTGCAAACATCTAATTAA
- a CDS encoding glycosyltransferase family 2 protein: MLSNISKPEISSRTRTTLEVSIVMPCLNEAETLAICIRKAKYYLNENNIYGEVIIADNGSQDGSQEIAMSLGARVVNVPAKGYGSALLGGIAAARGEYIIMGDADDSYDFSNLTLFIKKLRDGYDLVMGNRFKGGIKPGAMPKLHRYLGNPVLTGIGRLLFPSPCGDFHCGLRGFRKDSIVALDLQTTGMEFASEMVVKATLNKMRITEVPTTLSPDGRSRPPHLRSWRDGWRHLRFLLMYSPRWLFLYPGIFLIFAGFLATLWLLPSPKVHTLLYSSTAMTIGFQIIIFALFTKVFGMSEGLLPEDRRFKRLLNHVNLESGLIVGCSLVLIGITASIYAFGIWGLNSFGSLDPTQTMPIVIPAVTCLALGCQVIFSSFFLSILGLKRQ, from the coding sequence ATGCTAAGTAATATATCCAAACCAGAAATATCTTCTAGAACCAGAACTACCCTTGAAGTTTCTATCGTAATGCCTTGTTTGAACGAAGCCGAAACTTTAGCTATCTGCATTAGAAAGGCAAAATACTACCTTAATGAAAACAATATTTATGGAGAAGTAATTATTGCCGACAATGGTAGTCAAGACGGTTCTCAAGAGATTGCTATGAGTTTGGGAGCGAGAGTTGTCAACGTACCTGCCAAAGGATATGGTAGTGCGCTCTTGGGTGGAATTGCTGCCGCACGTGGTGAATATATTATTATGGGCGATGCCGACGATAGTTATGATTTTAGTAACTTAACTCTTTTCATCAAAAAATTACGCGACGGTTACGATTTGGTAATGGGAAATCGTTTTAAAGGCGGCATCAAACCAGGAGCCATGCCTAAGTTACACCGCTATTTAGGTAATCCTGTATTAACGGGAATCGGCAGATTGTTATTTCCTAGTCCCTGTGGTGATTTTCACTGTGGACTACGAGGTTTTAGAAAAGATTCAATTGTCGCTCTCGATTTGCAAACTACGGGAATGGAGTTTGCTAGCGAGATGGTAGTTAAGGCAACTCTCAACAAAATGAGAATTACAGAAGTGCCTACTACTCTATCTCCTGATGGTCGTAGCCGTCCCCCACATTTACGTAGCTGGCGCGATGGCTGGAGACATCTGCGTTTTCTATTAATGTACAGTCCCCGCTGGTTATTTCTCTATCCTGGTATCTTTTTGATTTTTGCGGGTTTTCTGGCTACTCTCTGGTTGCTACCCAGTCCTAAAGTACATACGTTACTTTACTCTTCGACAGCAATGACAATCGGTTTTCAAATTATTATCTTTGCTTTATTTACTAAAGTATTTGGTATGAGTGAAGGTTTACTTCCTGAAGATCGCCGCTTTAAAAGATTATTAAACCATGTCAATTTAGAATCGGGTTTGATTGTCGGCTGCTCGCTGGTATTAATAGGAATTACGGCATCGATTTATGCTTTTGGAATTTGGGGCTTAAATTCTTTTGGCTCTCTCGATCCTACTCAAACTATGCCCATTGTTATTCCTGCCGTTACCTGTTTGGCATTAGGTTGTCAGGTAATATTTTCTAGCTTCTTTTTGAGTATTTTGGGTTTGAAAAGACAGTAA
- a CDS encoding FAD-linked oxidase C-terminal domain-containing protein: MILSNLLKSADKKWQPVIKEFEAVVGKDGVIRRKEELLTYECDGLPSYRQRPGLVILPRTTEQVAAAVKICCDRNLPWVARGAGTGLSGGALPIEDCVLIVTARMNQILSVDLDNHRITVQPGVINNWVTQAVSGAGFYYAPDPSSQIICSIGGNVAENSGGVHCLKYGVTTNHVLGLKWVTPDGEIVDVGGTVPEMPGYDLTGLLVGSEGTLGIATEVTLRILKQPESVCVILASFPSVEDSGVAVADIIGAGIIPAGMEIMDNLSINAVEDVVATGCYDREAAAVLLVELDGLSVEVATYKQQVKEICKRHNAGEITSANDMATRLKMWKGRKAAFAAAGHISPDYFVQDGVIPRTKLAEVLGKIEALSDRYGYRIANVFHAGDGNLHPLILYDNSVSGAFATVEEIGGEILKLCVEAGGSLSGEHGIGADKNCYMPYMFDETDLETMGYIRDAINTKGLANPGKVFPTPRSCGEAANAKKFEFKDAELY, translated from the coding sequence ATGATTCTCAGCAATCTTCTTAAGTCAGCAGATAAAAAATGGCAGCCAGTAATTAAAGAGTTTGAAGCGGTGGTTGGTAAAGATGGCGTAATACGTCGTAAAGAGGAATTACTGACTTATGAATGTGACGGTTTGCCCAGCTACAGACAGCGTCCTGGTTTGGTAATTTTACCCCGCACTACCGAACAGGTTGCTGCTGCTGTTAAAATTTGCTGCGATCGCAATTTGCCCTGGGTTGCCAGGGGTGCGGGTACGGGTTTATCTGGAGGTGCCTTACCCATCGAAGATTGCGTGCTAATTGTTACCGCCAGAATGAATCAGATTTTAAGTGTAGATTTAGATAATCATCGCATCACCGTTCAACCAGGGGTAATTAATAACTGGGTAACTCAGGCAGTTAGCGGTGCGGGTTTTTATTACGCTCCCGATCCTTCCAGTCAAATCATCTGTTCTATTGGCGGTAATGTCGCAGAAAACTCTGGTGGCGTACACTGTCTCAAATATGGCGTAACTACCAATCACGTTTTAGGGTTGAAATGGGTAACTCCCGATGGCGAAATAGTTGATGTTGGCGGAACCGTTCCCGAAATGCCTGGTTACGATCTTACTGGCTTGTTGGTAGGTTCTGAGGGAACCTTAGGTATTGCTACAGAAGTTACCTTGCGCATTCTCAAGCAACCCGAATCTGTGTGTGTGATTTTAGCTAGTTTTCCGTCAGTAGAAGATTCTGGTGTCGCTGTAGCAGATATTATCGGTGCGGGAATTATACCTGCTGGCATGGAAATTATGGATAATCTCAGCATTAATGCTGTAGAAGATGTGGTAGCGACGGGGTGTTACGATCGCGAGGCTGCGGCAGTATTACTGGTAGAGTTAGATGGCTTATCGGTAGAAGTGGCAACCTACAAACAGCAAGTCAAAGAAATTTGTAAGCGTCATAATGCTGGTGAGATTACTTCCGCTAACGATATGGCAACTCGTCTCAAAATGTGGAAGGGTAGAAAAGCTGCTTTTGCTGCCGCAGGACATATCAGTCCCGATTATTTTGTCCAGGATGGTGTGATTCCTCGCACTAAGTTAGCTGAAGTATTGGGAAAAATTGAAGCTTTGAGCGATCGCTACGGCTATAGAATTGCTAATGTCTTTCACGCTGGCGACGGTAATCTACATCCTTTGATTCTCTATGACAATTCGGTTTCGGGGGCGTTCGCAACCGTCGAAGAAATTGGCGGCGAAATTCTCAAACTCTGTGTGGAAGCAGGTGGTAGTTTATCTGGGGAACACGGTATTGGTGCGGATAAAAATTGCTATATGCCCTATATGTTTGACGAAACGGATCTAGAAACTATGGGCTATATACGCGATGCCATAAATACCAAAGGACTAGCCAATCCTGGTAAGGTATTTCCCACTCCTCGTAGTTGTGGTGAGGCAGCTAACGCCAAAAAATTTGAATTTAAAGATGCAGAATTGTATTAG